The Corynebacterium confusum genome has a window encoding:
- a CDS encoding TIGR02234 family membrane protein, which produces MGKRIGPLLMALGAIGLWGSSRMNWVQASAEDDKSGGQVVDILGSHWSVELMAVMLLLLAGTLAGLVLRRLSRRVVAIVCAVAAAAVAWRPLQLLTAGPDVQRAQDILQAGQNNDLSVDVTSISDWAVITEASAHTAGPVLALVSAAVALFGAVLLATRPGEDTARSNKYETPAMRQEKLAQDLQKSPDSGRVLWDALDADIDPTDLDNQRGRLT; this is translated from the coding sequence GTGGGAAAGCGAATTGGCCCGCTGCTCATGGCCCTCGGCGCGATTGGGCTGTGGGGCTCGTCGCGCATGAATTGGGTCCAGGCCTCCGCTGAGGACGACAAGTCCGGCGGGCAGGTCGTGGACATCCTGGGCTCGCACTGGTCGGTCGAGCTCATGGCCGTCATGCTGTTGCTGCTGGCCGGCACGCTGGCCGGGCTGGTGTTGCGGCGGCTGTCCCGCCGGGTGGTGGCCATCGTCTGCGCGGTGGCGGCGGCCGCGGTGGCCTGGCGGCCACTACAGCTGCTGACCGCCGGCCCGGACGTCCAGCGCGCCCAAGATATTTTGCAGGCCGGCCAGAACAACGATCTCTCGGTGGACGTGACCTCCATTTCGGACTGGGCCGTCATCACGGAAGCCTCGGCGCACACCGCCGGGCCCGTCCTAGCGCTTGTCTCCGCGGCCGTCGCGCTTTTCGGCGCGGTGCTGTTGGCCACCCGCCCGGGCGAGGACACCGCCCGCTCCAACAAATACGAAACCCCCGCCATGCGGCAGGAGAAGCTGGCCCAGGATCTGCAGAAGTCCCCGGACAGCGGCCGGGTGCTATGGGACGCGTTGGACGCCGACATTGACCCCACCGATTTAGACAACCAACGTGGGCGTTTAACCTAA
- the priA gene encoding bifunctional 1-(5-phosphoribosyl)-5-((5-phosphoribosylamino)methylideneamino)imidazole-4-carboxamide isomerase/phosphoribosylanthranilate isomerase PriA encodes MTQHTDSFVLLPAVDVVGGKAVRLEQGKAGTEKSYGEPLAAALQWQEQGAQWLHFVDLDAAFNRGSNHEMMAEVVGKLDIPVELTGGIRHDAGLERALATGARRLNIGTAALEDPEWIARVIDKYGDKIAVDLAVREEAGEWRTRGNGWESDGGDLWEVLERLDAAGCQRFVVTDVTKDGTLTGPNLELLQDVTMATDAAVTASGGISTLDDLTELATFRNRGIDSAIIGKALYEGRFRLDEALQAVAQVDPLPAETPIDLIDSSEDRG; translated from the coding sequence ATGACTCAGCACACAGATTCCTTCGTTCTCCTGCCCGCCGTCGACGTCGTGGGCGGCAAGGCAGTGCGCCTCGAGCAGGGCAAGGCCGGCACCGAAAAGTCTTATGGGGAACCGCTCGCGGCCGCCCTGCAGTGGCAGGAGCAAGGCGCGCAGTGGCTCCACTTCGTCGACTTGGACGCCGCCTTCAACCGCGGTTCCAACCACGAGATGATGGCCGAGGTCGTCGGTAAGCTCGACATCCCGGTGGAGCTGACCGGCGGAATCCGCCACGACGCCGGGTTAGAGCGCGCCCTGGCCACCGGCGCGCGCCGGCTGAACATCGGCACGGCTGCGCTCGAAGACCCGGAGTGGATCGCCCGCGTCATCGATAAATACGGCGACAAGATCGCCGTCGATCTGGCGGTCCGGGAAGAAGCCGGCGAGTGGCGCACCCGCGGCAACGGCTGGGAGTCCGACGGCGGGGACCTCTGGGAGGTCCTCGAGCGCCTCGATGCCGCCGGCTGCCAGCGCTTCGTGGTCACCGACGTCACCAAGGACGGCACCTTGACCGGCCCCAACCTGGAGCTACTCCAGGACGTGACCATGGCTACCGATGCCGCGGTGACGGCCTCCGGCGGCATCTCCACCTTGGACGACCTCACGGAGCTGGCCACCTTCCGCAACCGTGGCATCGACTCCGCGATCATCGGCAAGGCCCTCTACGAGGGGCGCTTCCGCCTGGACGAGGCCCTCCAGGCCGTGGCCCAGGTAGACCCGCTGCCGGCCGAGACCCCCATCGACCTTATTGATTCCTCGGAAGACAGAGGATAG
- a CDS encoding inositol monophosphatase family protein, with translation MTSPLELLAFAEAIVDETTDRFRTGLGAKPAQFKGQGDFATEVDIAIETNLRRRLTQLTGIPVYGEESGGKLAETVWVVDPIDGTANYSAGSPLCGTLVALVQDHQPVVAVADFPLLGRRLAAADGAPLRSAGGPPSGFGGGEDALGFDEARGHVGCSSHLQTPIFNDLKRKGLRPRITGSVGLDSAFVAQGVFDGAVNFSPHAWDNAAGALFVRSAGGLVTDPYGKEWSVHSAGMVVGTPQVHATILDSIRANRADN, from the coding sequence ATGACATCGCCGCTGGAATTGCTGGCCTTCGCCGAGGCCATCGTGGATGAGACCACCGACCGTTTCCGCACCGGGCTGGGCGCGAAGCCCGCCCAGTTCAAGGGCCAGGGCGATTTCGCCACCGAGGTCGACATCGCCATCGAGACCAACCTGCGCCGGCGCCTGACCCAGCTCACCGGCATCCCGGTCTACGGGGAAGAATCCGGCGGCAAGCTGGCCGAAACCGTCTGGGTGGTCGACCCCATCGACGGCACCGCCAACTACTCGGCCGGCAGCCCGCTGTGCGGCACCCTGGTGGCGCTCGTCCAGGATCACCAGCCCGTTGTGGCCGTGGCGGATTTCCCGCTTTTGGGGCGCCGGCTGGCGGCAGCTGACGGCGCGCCGCTGCGCTCGGCCGGGGGACCGCCGAGCGGCTTCGGCGGCGGGGAGGACGCGTTGGGCTTCGACGAGGCCCGTGGCCACGTCGGCTGCTCCTCGCACCTGCAGACGCCCATCTTCAACGATCTCAAGCGCAAGGGCCTGCGCCCGCGAATTACCGGATCCGTGGGGCTGGACAGCGCCTTCGTGGCCCAGGGAGTCTTCGACGGCGCGGTGAATTTCTCCCCGCACGCCTGGGACAACGCCGCGGGGGCGCTCTTCGTGCGCTCCGCCGGGGGCCTGGTTACCGATCCTTACGGAAAGGAGTGGTCCGTGCACTCGGCCGGCATGGTGGTCGGCACCCCGCAGGTGCACGCGACCATCCTGGATTCCATCCGCGCAAACAGGGCCGACAACTAA
- a CDS encoding histidinol-phosphate transaminase codes for MSLSLENLPLRPELRGRSAYGAPQLTVANQLNTNENPYPPSAELVEELVSEVRRIAPQLNRYPDRDAVELREALADYVTERTGVEVTAAQVWAANGSNEVLQQLLQAFAGPGRSALGFTPSYSMHPVLSAGTQTEFLECPRGADFRIDMAAARQAIAEQQPDVVFVTTPNNPTGDVTELGDIEELVKAAPGIVIVDEAYAEFSEGPSAVRLLADYPEKLVISRTMSKAFDFAGGRLGYFVADPAFVEAVMLVRLPYHLSALSQAAALVALRHRAATLETVAQLAAERDRVVAGLRELGYRVVDSQSNFIFFGEFSDQAAAWQAFLDREVLIRDVGQAGFLRATVGLPGENDAFFAAAAQLTDYQTDTEKGRS; via the coding sequence GTGTCCTTGTCCCTGGAAAACCTTCCCCTGCGCCCCGAGCTGCGCGGGCGCAGCGCCTACGGCGCCCCGCAGCTGACGGTGGCCAACCAACTCAACACCAACGAAAACCCGTACCCGCCCTCCGCGGAGCTGGTCGAGGAGCTGGTCAGCGAGGTCCGCCGGATCGCGCCGCAACTCAACCGCTACCCGGACCGCGACGCCGTCGAGCTGCGCGAGGCCCTAGCCGACTACGTCACCGAGCGCACCGGCGTCGAGGTCACGGCCGCGCAGGTCTGGGCGGCCAACGGATCCAACGAGGTCCTCCAGCAGCTGCTACAGGCCTTCGCCGGCCCCGGGCGCAGCGCGCTAGGGTTCACGCCGTCCTATTCCATGCACCCGGTGCTCTCCGCCGGCACCCAGACCGAATTCCTGGAGTGCCCGCGGGGCGCGGACTTTCGCATCGACATGGCGGCGGCCCGCCAGGCCATCGCCGAGCAACAGCCCGACGTTGTGTTCGTGACCACGCCGAACAACCCGACCGGCGACGTGACGGAACTCGGCGACATCGAGGAGCTGGTCAAGGCCGCGCCGGGCATCGTCATCGTGGACGAGGCCTACGCGGAATTCTCCGAGGGGCCTTCGGCCGTGCGCCTGTTGGCCGACTACCCGGAAAAGCTGGTCATCTCGCGCACGATGTCCAAGGCCTTCGACTTCGCCGGTGGCCGCTTGGGCTATTTCGTGGCCGATCCCGCCTTCGTAGAGGCGGTCATGCTGGTGCGCCTGCCGTACCACCTGTCCGCCCTGTCGCAGGCCGCGGCCCTGGTGGCGCTGCGCCACCGCGCGGCGACTCTGGAGACCGTCGCTCAGCTCGCGGCCGAGCGCGACCGCGTCGTGGCCGGCCTGCGGGAGCTGGGCTACCGGGTCGTCGACAGCCAGTCGAACTTCATCTTCTTCGGCGAATTCAGCGATCAGGCCGCCGCCTGGCAGGCCTTCCTCGACCGCGAGGTGCTCATCCGCGACGTCGGCCAGGCCGGCTTCCTGCGCGCGACCGTGGGCCTGCCGGGCGAAAACGACGCCTTCTTCGCCGCGGCCGCGCAGCTGACCGACTACCAGACCGACACTGAGAAAGGGCGCTCCTAA
- a CDS encoding TetR family transcriptional regulator, with the protein MQLSRETIIKAALDLLDTYGLADTTMRRVAGSLGVAPGALYWHISNKQGLISALSDAILAPLSGTSPAELSLSLRANLLAHRDGAEVVSAALSQPHSLAWEQLVARFKAALGAAGHGADDATRQLGAESLVHLVLGSTTLEQSLLQFQAATGNEDAEDGADLQAGAAELARAVDIVLAGIDSLDR; encoded by the coding sequence GTGCAGTTATCCCGCGAGACCATCATCAAAGCCGCCCTTGACCTGCTAGATACCTACGGACTGGCAGACACCACCATGCGGCGCGTCGCGGGGTCCTTGGGGGTAGCCCCCGGCGCGCTTTACTGGCATATTTCCAACAAACAGGGCCTGATTTCCGCGCTTTCCGATGCCATCCTGGCACCCCTGTCCGGCACCTCCCCCGCCGAACTCAGCCTGAGCCTGCGTGCTAACCTGCTGGCCCACCGAGACGGCGCCGAGGTCGTTTCCGCCGCTTTGTCCCAGCCACATTCGCTGGCCTGGGAGCAGCTCGTGGCGCGCTTCAAGGCCGCGCTGGGCGCCGCCGGCCACGGCGCTGACGATGCCACCCGCCAGCTCGGGGCCGAGTCGTTAGTCCACCTAGTCCTGGGCTCTACCACCCTGGAACAGTCGCTGCTGCAATTCCAGGCGGCCACCGGTAACGAGGACGCCGAGGACGGCGCAGATCTCCAGGCCGGGGCTGCCGAGCTCGCGCGGGCGGTGGACATCGTGCTGGCGGGCATCGATTCGCTTGACAGGTGA
- the hisH gene encoding imidazole glycerol phosphate synthase subunit HisH produces MAEKKVALLDYGAGNLRSAQRALEVAGARVSVTADPKVATEADGLVVPGVGAFAACMEGLRAIQGPRIIGQRLAGSRPVLGICVGMQVLFDGGNEHGIETAGCGEWPGLVTRLQADVLPHMGWNTVERDSDGAMFAGIDPEERFYFVHSYGARTWELETEITTPPSVAWANHGGDRFVAAVENGALWATQFHPEKSGATGLKLLSNWMGTL; encoded by the coding sequence GTGGCGGAGAAGAAAGTAGCCCTGCTGGACTACGGGGCTGGAAACCTCCGGTCGGCCCAGCGGGCACTGGAAGTAGCCGGGGCGCGGGTCTCGGTCACCGCGGATCCGAAGGTGGCCACGGAGGCCGACGGCCTTGTCGTGCCCGGCGTGGGCGCCTTCGCCGCCTGCATGGAGGGGCTGCGCGCCATCCAGGGCCCGCGGATCATCGGCCAGCGCCTGGCCGGATCCCGGCCGGTGCTGGGCATCTGCGTCGGCATGCAGGTGCTCTTCGACGGCGGCAACGAGCACGGCATCGAAACCGCCGGCTGCGGCGAGTGGCCCGGCCTGGTCACGCGCTTGCAAGCCGACGTGCTGCCGCACATGGGGTGGAACACGGTGGAGCGGGACAGCGACGGCGCCATGTTCGCCGGCATCGACCCGGAGGAGCGCTTTTATTTCGTGCATTCCTACGGCGCGCGGACCTGGGAGCTGGAAACCGAAATCACCACCCCGCCGTCGGTGGCGTGGGCCAACCACGGCGGCGATCGCTTCGTCGCCGCGGTAGAAAACGGCGCCCTGTGGGCCACGCAATTCCACCCGGAGAAATCGGGGGCCACCGGGCTGAAGCTTTTGTCCAACTGGATGGGCACCCTGTAG
- a CDS encoding indole-3-glycerol phosphate synthase TrpC, which translates to MPTPIAVDRLVTGVLEDVAAREAKVSFQDIKAKSRSMEPPRDAKAALLSNGCSVITEFKRAVPYLGEIARLDNPERMARLARDFEEAGVVMMACQTDRRRFHGSLDDMRLIRAATEVPMICRDIIVDPYQIHEARCFGADVVPLQVALLQQARLEALLDRIESLGMVALLEIRSSQDADRAMQAGGTVVGINAWSLSSDAIDRGAFAEIVPGLPESLLRIAVGGVENPRNLLGYASQGADAVLVGESVMTAQEPTALARSLVAAGKHPACPSRKTP; encoded by the coding sequence GTGCCCACCCCTATTGCCGTTGACCGTTTAGTCACCGGCGTCCTCGAAGACGTAGCCGCGCGCGAAGCGAAGGTCTCTTTTCAAGACATCAAGGCGAAATCCCGCTCGATGGAACCGCCCCGGGACGCCAAGGCGGCGCTTCTGAGCAACGGCTGTTCCGTGATCACCGAATTCAAACGGGCGGTGCCGTACCTGGGCGAAATCGCGCGCCTAGACAACCCGGAGCGGATGGCGCGGCTGGCCCGGGACTTCGAAGAAGCCGGCGTGGTGATGATGGCCTGCCAGACCGACCGGCGCCGCTTCCACGGCTCGCTGGACGATATGCGGCTCATCCGGGCGGCCACCGAGGTGCCGATGATCTGCCGGGACATCATCGTCGACCCGTACCAGATCCACGAGGCCCGCTGCTTCGGCGCGGACGTCGTGCCGCTGCAGGTCGCCCTCTTGCAACAGGCGCGCCTGGAGGCCCTGCTGGACCGGATCGAGTCGCTCGGCATGGTCGCTCTGCTGGAAATCCGCAGCAGCCAGGACGCGGACCGGGCCATGCAGGCCGGCGGGACCGTGGTGGGCATCAACGCGTGGTCGCTGTCCTCGGACGCCATCGACCGCGGGGCCTTTGCCGAGATCGTGCCCGGCCTACCCGAATCCCTGCTGCGGATCGCCGTCGGCGGGGTGGAAAACCCCCGCAACTTGCTTGGATATGCCTCGCAGGGCGCCGATGCCGTGTTGGTGGGCGAGTCGGTGATGACCGCCCAGGAGCCCACCGCCCTGGCCCGCAGCCTGGTGGCCGCCGGCAAGCACCCGGCGTGCCCGTCGCGCAAGACCCCCTGA
- the hisD gene encoding histidinol dehydrogenase: MLNIMDLRNTKLTTSALRKVLPRGGVNVESVAGTVAPVVEAVKVGGESSALDYGERFDHVRPAAVKVPAAAIDAAVEVLEPHVRAAIEEAIARVRKVHVEQVPQPHTTQLGEGATVTEVFAPIERVGLYVPGGQAVYPSSVVMNVVPAQAAGVESLVVASPPQADHDGLPHPTVLATCALLGVDEVWAVGGAQAVALMAYGDDAAGLEPVDMITGPGNIFVAAAKRQVSSFVGVDSEAGPTEIAVLADDSADPVFVAYDLISQAEHDPMAASVLITDSEFLAQRVDEEIEARYTATANAERAAEALRGKQSGIILVDDINAGIRVADAYAAEHLEVHTRNARTVAERIRHAGAIFVGEFSPVPLGDYAAGSNHVLPTSGTARYSAGLSTHTFLRPVNLIDYDETGLSEVASHVIAFADAEHLPAHGEAIRARTER, translated from the coding sequence TTGCTCAATATCATGGATTTGCGGAATACCAAGCTGACGACGTCGGCGCTGCGGAAGGTTCTGCCCCGCGGCGGCGTCAACGTCGAATCGGTGGCCGGCACCGTCGCTCCCGTCGTCGAAGCGGTGAAGGTCGGCGGCGAGTCCTCCGCGCTGGACTACGGCGAGCGCTTCGACCATGTCCGCCCGGCGGCGGTCAAGGTCCCGGCCGCGGCTATCGATGCCGCCGTCGAGGTCTTAGAACCCCACGTTCGCGCCGCGATCGAGGAAGCCATCGCGCGCGTGCGCAAGGTCCATGTTGAGCAGGTTCCGCAGCCGCACACTACCCAGCTGGGCGAGGGCGCGACCGTCACCGAGGTTTTTGCCCCCATCGAGCGCGTGGGCCTCTACGTGCCGGGCGGGCAGGCGGTCTACCCGTCGTCCGTGGTGATGAACGTGGTCCCGGCGCAGGCCGCCGGGGTGGAATCCTTGGTGGTGGCCTCCCCGCCGCAGGCCGATCACGACGGCCTGCCGCACCCGACGGTGCTGGCTACCTGCGCCCTGCTGGGCGTTGACGAGGTCTGGGCCGTAGGCGGCGCCCAGGCGGTCGCGCTGATGGCCTACGGCGACGACGCGGCGGGCCTGGAGCCGGTCGACATGATTACCGGGCCGGGCAATATCTTCGTGGCCGCGGCGAAGCGCCAGGTCTCCTCGTTTGTTGGGGTGGATTCGGAAGCCGGCCCGACGGAGATCGCCGTGCTGGCCGACGACAGCGCGGATCCCGTCTTCGTGGCCTACGACCTGATTTCCCAGGCTGAGCACGATCCGATGGCCGCCAGCGTGCTGATCACCGACTCGGAGTTTCTGGCCCAGCGCGTCGACGAAGAGATCGAGGCGCGCTACACCGCCACCGCCAACGCCGAGCGCGCCGCCGAGGCCCTGCGTGGCAAGCAGTCCGGGATCATCCTGGTCGATGACATCAACGCCGGCATCCGCGTGGCCGACGCCTATGCGGCCGAGCACCTAGAGGTCCACACCCGCAACGCCCGCACCGTCGCGGAGCGCATCCGGCACGCCGGCGCGATCTTCGTCGGCGAGTTCTCGCCGGTCCCGCTGGGCGACTACGCGGCCGGCTCCAACCACGTGCTGCCCACCTCCGGCACCGCGCGGTACAGCGCCGGTCTGTCCACGCACACCTTCCTGCGACCGGTCAACCTCATCGACTACGACGAGACGGGCCTGAGCGAGGTGGCCAGCCACGTCATTGCCTTCGCCGACGCCGAGCACCTGCCCGCCCACGGGGAGGCCATCCGCGCCCGCACCGAACGTTAA
- the hisI gene encoding phosphoribosyl-AMP cyclohydrolase — translation MPELVAEAEPKPALANPAQCELDPAIAGRLKRNADGLVPAVVQSEDGEVLMLAWMDDHALAFTLATRQGTYFSRSRQEYWVKGKTSGHTQEVLGVKLDCDGDTLLVTVRQKGGACHTGDRSCFDADVLL, via the coding sequence GTGCCGGAGCTGGTGGCGGAAGCGGAGCCAAAGCCTGCCCTGGCCAACCCGGCGCAGTGCGAACTGGACCCGGCGATTGCCGGCCGCCTGAAGCGCAATGCGGACGGGCTGGTGCCGGCCGTCGTGCAGTCGGAAGACGGCGAGGTGTTGATGCTGGCCTGGATGGACGACCACGCGCTGGCTTTCACCCTGGCCACCCGCCAGGGCACGTATTTCTCCCGATCGCGACAGGAATACTGGGTCAAGGGTAAGACCTCCGGCCATACCCAGGAGGTTTTAGGCGTCAAGCTCGACTGCGACGGCGACACCCTCCTGGTGACCGTCCGGCAAAAAGGCGGGGCCTGCCACACCGGCGATCGCAGTTGCTTCGACGCCGATGTACTACTCTAG
- the hisB gene encoding imidazoleglycerol-phosphate dehydratase HisB — protein MNQPEPRRGKVTRRTKESDITVSMNIDGTGQSSIDTGLPFFDHMLTAVATHGGFDLEVSARGDIDVDAHHTVEDTAIVFGQAFAEAVGDKRGIRRFGSQLLPMDETLVEAVVDLSGRAYFVMHGEPEHLQWQIIGGHYATVINRHFFETFAAHSKTTLHVNVRYGRDPHHITEAEYKAVARALRQAVESDPRVDGIPSTKGAL, from the coding sequence ATGAACCAGCCGGAACCGCGCCGCGGGAAAGTCACCCGCCGCACCAAGGAATCCGATATCACGGTGAGCATGAACATCGACGGCACCGGCCAGTCGAGTATTGATACCGGCCTGCCGTTTTTCGACCACATGCTCACCGCCGTAGCCACGCACGGCGGCTTCGACCTGGAGGTCAGCGCCCGCGGGGACATCGACGTCGACGCGCACCACACCGTCGAGGACACCGCCATCGTCTTCGGCCAGGCCTTCGCCGAGGCAGTAGGGGACAAGCGCGGCATCCGCCGCTTTGGCTCCCAGCTGCTGCCGATGGATGAGACCCTGGTCGAGGCCGTCGTCGATCTGTCCGGCCGCGCCTACTTCGTCATGCACGGGGAGCCGGAGCACCTCCAATGGCAAATTATTGGGGGCCACTACGCTACGGTTATCAATAGGCACTTTTTTGAAACCTTTGCCGCCCACAGTAAGACCACCCTGCACGTCAACGTCCGCTACGGCCGCGACCCCCACCACATCACGGAGGCCGAGTACAAGGCAGTCGCCCGGGCACTGCGCCAAGCGGTAGAATCCGATCCGCGCGTGGACGGCATACCATCGACGAAGGGAGCGCTGTAG
- a CDS encoding MFS transporter — protein MAEAGASQGKVSLWKVPGFAETMVAVAAAFGAWSLLLPVLPMAVLDSGGSNTLAGGSTGAFMAATVITQMLTPWLLSRFGYRPVMAVSAGMLGIPALGHLLGMEVWQVLLFSALRGVGFGALTVAESALIAELVPLRLLGKATGTMGLFIGLSQMIFLPVGLAMAENISFASTYYTAAAIACLAVVMCLRLPSVHPRSGGESESAEAPRASTWKLVIVPALALTTLSMSYGVVSSFLPASVREIDPETGAVLGGLMLSIVGGSVMVSRLFAGVVADRLGEPGHLYIPAQVIGGVGMLLIAAAMINGWSVWWMVLASVFFGIAFGIAQNEALLSMFNRLPRSKISQASAVWNIFYDAGTGLGSVVLAALVTGYGYAGAYGAGGVIILAGILMTGLDTILGRHRVAEFDNIRTRLRRLRRGPAQNQRRTVARTEELKKNKLDNVNNVNKELD, from the coding sequence ATGGCAGAAGCAGGCGCATCGCAGGGCAAGGTTAGCCTGTGGAAGGTCCCGGGTTTCGCGGAGACCATGGTCGCCGTGGCCGCTGCCTTCGGCGCGTGGTCGCTGCTGCTGCCCGTACTGCCCATGGCGGTGCTCGACTCCGGCGGGTCAAACACGCTCGCGGGCGGCTCGACGGGTGCGTTCATGGCCGCGACCGTTATCACCCAGATGCTTACGCCTTGGCTGCTCAGCCGCTTCGGCTACCGCCCGGTCATGGCCGTGTCCGCCGGCATGCTGGGCATCCCCGCCTTGGGCCACCTGCTAGGCATGGAGGTCTGGCAGGTGCTGCTGTTTTCCGCGCTGCGCGGTGTCGGCTTCGGCGCGTTGACGGTGGCGGAATCCGCCCTCATCGCGGAGCTGGTCCCGCTGCGCCTTCTGGGCAAGGCCACCGGCACGATGGGCCTGTTCATCGGCCTGTCGCAGATGATCTTTTTGCCGGTGGGCCTGGCGATGGCCGAAAACATCAGCTTCGCCTCGACCTATTACACGGCCGCGGCCATCGCCTGCCTGGCGGTGGTCATGTGCCTGCGCCTGCCGAGCGTGCACCCGCGCAGCGGCGGGGAGTCCGAATCCGCCGAGGCGCCTCGGGCCTCCACCTGGAAGCTGGTTATCGTGCCGGCCTTGGCGCTGACCACCCTGTCGATGAGCTACGGCGTGGTCTCTTCCTTCCTACCGGCCTCGGTCCGCGAGATCGACCCGGAAACCGGCGCGGTGCTGGGCGGGCTGATGCTGTCCATCGTGGGCGGATCGGTGATGGTCTCGCGCCTGTTCGCGGGCGTGGTCGCCGACCGCCTGGGCGAGCCCGGCCACCTGTACATCCCCGCCCAGGTCATCGGCGGCGTGGGCATGCTGCTGATAGCGGCCGCCATGATTAACGGCTGGTCCGTGTGGTGGATGGTGCTGGCCTCGGTCTTTTTCGGCATCGCCTTCGGTATCGCGCAAAACGAGGCGCTGCTGTCGATGTTCAACCGCCTGCCGCGCTCGAAGATCTCGCAGGCCTCGGCGGTGTGGAACATCTTCTACGACGCCGGCACGGGCCTCGGCTCGGTCGTGCTTGCGGCCCTGGTCACCGGCTACGGCTACGCGGGCGCGTACGGGGCCGGCGGCGTCATCATCCTGGCCGGCATCCTGATGACCGGCCTGGATACCATCCTGGGCCGCCACCGCGTGGCCGAATTCGACAACATCCGCACGCGCTTGCGCCGCCTGCGGAGGGGGCCAGCCCAGAACCAACGCCGGACCGTGGCCCGGACCGAAGAACTGAAGAAGAACAAACTCGATAACGTCAACAACGTCAACAAGGAGCTGGACTAG
- a CDS encoding YbjN domain-containing protein — translation MTTSPRPGYPDSLAPVDLPRVYSCAQEIGLPLRWADGPQPQLVYHHSPHCRLTFALNPHNPAVINCRLEFDGPIAFSAIDALARALNEWNHDCFTPTMVFEHTGLENLTLSGHGAIVSHQGLTTAQLESCLIRALSNAGAAFDFFIDHFPEVDQAPGRSAHASWAGWVPESAEDDSERPAPVSYPRLRERLRQMGVVNQHGLEDGPVLAWINEVLVSFAIDSGPSVVINGRWEPQLPAAEFSKLFLTCNDWNRTTEASSAFCHLTTADGEDADDDTDPDAESTVDVHIDYSVVTAEGLTDAQLTQHIGIGLHNILYGLDSIARDVVGVSPVKWPN, via the coding sequence TTGACCACCTCCCCCCGCCCCGGTTACCCGGACTCGTTGGCGCCGGTCGATCTGCCGCGGGTCTATTCCTGCGCCCAGGAGATTGGACTGCCGCTGCGCTGGGCTGACGGGCCGCAGCCCCAGCTGGTCTACCACCATAGCCCGCACTGCCGGCTGACCTTTGCCCTCAACCCGCACAACCCCGCGGTCATCAACTGCCGGCTGGAGTTCGACGGCCCCATTGCCTTTTCCGCCATCGATGCCCTCGCCCGGGCGCTCAACGAGTGGAACCACGACTGCTTCACCCCCACCATGGTCTTCGAGCACACCGGCCTAGAAAACCTCACCCTCTCCGGGCACGGGGCGATTGTCAGCCACCAGGGCCTGACCACCGCGCAGCTGGAGTCCTGCCTCATCCGGGCCCTCTCCAACGCCGGCGCCGCCTTCGACTTCTTCATCGATCATTTCCCCGAGGTCGACCAGGCGCCCGGCCGCAGCGCGCACGCCAGCTGGGCCGGCTGGGTTCCGGAGTCAGCCGAAGACGACAGCGAGCGCCCGGCGCCCGTGAGCTACCCGCGGCTGCGGGAGCGCCTGCGCCAGATGGGGGTAGTCAACCAGCACGGCCTGGAGGACGGCCCCGTCCTAGCCTGGATCAACGAGGTCCTGGTCAGCTTCGCTATCGACTCCGGCCCCTCCGTGGTCATCAACGGCCGCTGGGAGCCGCAGCTGCCGGCCGCGGAATTCTCCAAGCTGTTTTTGACCTGCAACGACTGGAACCGCACCACGGAGGCATCGTCCGCGTTCTGCCACCTGACTACGGCCGACGGGGAGGACGCGGACGACGACACAGACCCAGACGCCGAAAGCACCGTCGACGTCCACATCGACTATTCCGTCGTCACGGCCGAGGGGCTCACGGACGCGCAGCTGACCCAGCACATCGGCATCGGGCTGCACAACATCCTCTACGGGCTCGACTCCATTGCCCGCGATGTCGTGGGCGTCTCCCCCGTCAAGTGGCCCAACTAG